In Columba livia isolate bColLiv1 breed racing homer unplaced genomic scaffold, bColLiv1.pat.W.v2 Scaffold_135, whole genome shotgun sequence, the genomic window cctcaggactggaaagtttctccctttctacagcacctttccaagcccaaccatccTGACTGGTTTTACCCATCTACTtacacactgacacagaccaTAATATCCTACCTTGGACACAAGAATGTTGTGGGGGATgatgctgaatgccttgctCACTTCCAGGTAATGGGCCATTGTTGTTCTCCCCACGTCCACAACcgtgtcctttcctcacagaaagcaaagaggatggacacgcCAACCCGCCCTGGGCAAACCCCATCACCTTCTCTtgcagacacccagaaatggggtcccagtggacatgctctggggcacagcccttagttcccctgctcacccattggccattttgaaaagtgcacacactgtgtgagagctgccagtggtcagggagtccccccagtctccatgagctttccaagatggcggagagtggcctcactgtgacatcgtcctgctgtcccagctcctgggatgctgcccctgctgtcccatagactggagaggattgtgttagttccggtgacccctgacttgatccccatgcactgctggttgttctgcCTCCAGCCACAGAGGCCTGGGACACATggctggtgaagagggaggacaagaggacacagggattctcacctctttcccttattaaattcaTCAGTCACCACACAGGGTCTTTgcttctcctttaactgttcctgcagtagtaacagctcattatggggcccttgaattgccttacaggtctggactgagctttgatctggactgttgctgtgcttggaggctgctgtccttgagaccagatgaactcactcctgtcaccctgcctggcagttcattccatccgtgtcacagctctgtctgcagcactgacagctccagctccccagtcaggtccctggctgaggacattgcctcacatctgggctgagccaccccagctgtggcaccagcccagctctgacctgacacaagaaacctggtaccaagtgtccaagagcccatgtgtgcaaaggctttgaatcagagcacagacatgacatggccaaagactgatgaatgtctctctagacctgggagtgtaaaaccagaacaaaatgcctaagttaattcaactgaagatattcctcccctagcctggagaaattagatcctttgctgtaacattccttgtgtcctgtctaatgatgggacaagaaagatGATTgtcataccaatttattttttaacatgaaaaatacaatgctggaaagaagtgtctctgaagaggagagggaatcaacatcactgattacttcaactTTGAAGTTGTGCCACTGGAGCCCCAGGGAGACCTGGATgtgcccagaggggacagagaaagggacatcatgtgctgctcctgtgctgctgagctgggctgggctcctgggacacagggagctcatggcagcggcagcgctgcagagagacagctctgcccaggagcagctcctctgcacacgcagcagggctgagggctctgcctgcagcaccgagggcacaggagccaggcacagagagggaaacgcagtctgggctgggaggatgctgagagttcactggaaatgaaatcctctcagatatgaagcctgtggctgcagggcattgaacctgcaaatcttggtaggatctcagaaagctgtcacattgcagagcctgcgagagatgtaagtacagctctcagagattctctgatcagaggagaggatgtgctgcagagcagggattgccttctgcactgtcagagtgacaagacgtgaatgctgcgttctccccagggtggctgtggggtgtaaatgtaaatgtgcaggcaggggtgcccagggctgtcctgcagagcagggtccctgcaccccagggctgtgccgggcagggactctgccgcctgccagggtcagcgctcagcctgcccgggagatcccaacaacactgaggggagaagctgtggtggaggagcaaaccctattgggcaagaaaggtgcctctgctgtggagagggtgctgtgtgggtcagggttgctcacacatccagatcagccccagcatttttccaagtggatgcctcaaggagaagatcaatgcaaggattgccagacagataaggagctttcctgagcctgtcttttcagtttcctctcccaaggggtggggggtgcaggaaaggataaaatgaaaatgagctctcatatttaacaagtcactgagactcctgaactgcaactgtgagtgatcagtccatctgccaggaggctcatgacatcccttccccacccctctgcctgtgcacagcacctgcatcaccttggctggacccgtcagccttagtctgacctgtcctgttttccagcctgcaaacaggaagatgcccccaggcagtgccctgtgaacaggcaggatctgtagggccagggggaggacacagagggtgggatggtctgtgagcactgacagggaagagacatggacagggaaacacctcccaggggagaatctccaggcagcagggaaatgatcagaaatgagaggaaaccaaacccggaatggttatgggagggagaacagagaaaagccCCTGtcatcccctgcagtgcagatccctcctgtgagcagccccctggcctcctgtcccacccagcaaagcctctgcctcagggccgggggctccaaggcatgaagcagctcctgtgcagccagagctccagttcctctgcagagcacagaggctgagagcagctgcgcggcagtgttggtgtctgggaggtgctgcacagctggggaagggtgacgctgtctgagtgcccggctgcctctgccctggcctctctcacacccaccctcaccgcattctccttcttgctcccctgctctgggtcactgctgttgggatcttgttcttgctgtcaggctctctggggatggcagtttcagctgcagagtcacagcctgatcttgtgggtcctttcctgcaggtgtgtccatgggcacacgtgtcccagctttgctctgacctgtgggctgtgggcaatgcagtctgtggggctggggaatgacctgtgtgtgtcctgggctaaacgttgggtgctgagaccttaggaaagggtgagacctgtcatggtctgaggtggatccctctgctctcagcagtgcgtggtggcttttcagggtaatatgggagtgtgatcagcccccatctcagaaaggtgccagcccagggcagctggagcaagacagagggacagagcagctgccctcactctgcactgacccacaggcatcctctggtctcgcaggactcgctctgttctccctgagtgcagcagaaatgctgagggtttctgacacccaagaacactccccagggtgggaggggagaagcagctgtagaaaccccaaacctctcaaagtcagtttctcaggcctgggggtacagatgctgacagtcccttctgcaccaggagcggttccagctgacaaagctgaaccccaggactggcccctgcccacccgatcacacagggtcaggctgagtcctcaggagcccctgggcagagaccctgctcttcattgcacactcatCAAGCACCGACGAGGGCTCCAGCCAGGACGTTCtcgtggaaaaagaaaagtgtctctttgtgtgacagcgtgggagggtctgtgggaaatggttttGATGATTCCCAGAGAAGCATCATCTAAACCTTCACTAacttttcctcctatgacaggcCCTCATGCCCAgaggcagcaaatgtccaacagcagctccatcacccagttcctcctcctgccgttcacagacacacgggagctgcagctcttgcacttctggctcttcctgggcatctacctggctgccctcctgggcaacggcctcatcatcaccaccatagcctgggaccagcacctccacacccccatgtacttcttcctgatcaacctcgccctcctcgacctgggctgcatctccaccattctCCCCAAATCCACAGCCAACTCTCTatgggacaccagggccatctcctaTACAGGCTGTGTTGCGCAgctatttttgtttgtcttttccatttcaactgagtattttcttctcacagtCATGTCTTACGACCGctatgttgccatctgcaaacccctgcactacgggaccctcctgggcagcagagcttgtgtccacatggcagcagctgcctgggccactgggtttctcagtgctctgctgcacacggccaatacattttcactgcccctgtgcaagggcaatgccctggaccagttcttctgtgaaatcccccagatcctcaagctctcctgctcacactcctacctcagggaacttggccttattgtggtcagtgcctgtttagttttcatgtgttttgtgttcattgtggtgtcctatgtgcagatcttgagggccgtgctgaggatcccctctgagcagggacggcacaaagccttttccacctgcctccctcacctggccgtggtctccctgttcatcagcactggcatgtttgcctacctgaagcccccctccatctcttccccatccctggacctggtggtgtctgttctgtactcggtggtgcctccagcagtgaaccccctcatctacagcatgaggaaccaggagctcaaggagtCTATTAGAAAAGTGATTTCATGGGTGTTTGTCTATACTGATCAGCATTCCATCACTGTCCACAAATGATGTCTATTTGTATCCCAGTGCAGGCCTGTACCTTGTTTTATCCCTCTTAATTTGTTAGCATTACCCATATTgttatttgtggtttttatgTTCCTACATAATTGTTTGTGTTTAGCTGACTATCCTGAAAAATGTAcccattattaatatttttaaaacacgtGAAACCTGTATAAATGTTTTCCTAACACTGTTTCAGAGCttggtctcccacagcatctccgTAATAAAATGACATCTCCTCTCAGCAGTTCCTCAATATTTGGTTGTTGTTCTAAAGCTGATCTCAACAACAGGCCCAGGAATTTCACTCAAAAGGGCCTGAGGTCAAAGCTCATTGTCACGTTGGTAGCTGATAGACAACAGAGTTGTGGTTTAAGACACAACCCTTGTTGTCTGTTGACAGCGGAGAAGGGGAGTGGTCATGAGATACAGTCAGACTGGGCTGTCCCAGAGCATGATGGGGCAGAGGACAATCCTCCAGGAGAGGACTCTGGAGCTGCCTGGAGAGCCCATGAGATACACATGTACCTGTGTGCCTGAGGTGGGCAGCCACTGGAGTCCACAGAGTGAGACATGGCCCAAAGTGGAGTCAACCCATGGCAAAGCACTAAATCCAGGTATCTGCAGGGAAACAAAGATGGAAACAGCCCACCCCACACAGACCTGTTCCAACAGGGAACAGCACCTTCACAGTCACCACACCAACAGCAGCACCTACACAACCATGAGCAACAGTACTGACCGTGTCCTGTTCCTCCTCTCAGACTGAGCTGCTGTGAAGGTTGCACAAGTTGTCTGCACATCCCGGGTAGAACTTACCTGCAGTTTCACACACCCCTGTGGTCCCTCCAGTGTGGACCTGGGGTTTGGGTCAACCCAGACTCATAGATATTGCCCACTTGGCCATTCCAGCCCCAGTTCTCTTCATATCCTGGTGTTCCCTCTTCCTTGCTAGCCTCACTTAGACCTGACCAAGAAAGCGTGTGCATACATTTacacccaaacacacacacaacagtgAACCCACTCACACAGTAAATAGCCAGGAACAGAGTTTAAGAAATATTGTAGTTTAACCCTAGTCATCAGCTCAGCACCACACTGTTGCTGTGGCAGGATGAGGGGAAGATcttaaaagtaaaagaaaactcgagggttgagataaagacagtttaataggtaaagcaaaagctgtgtgcGCAATCAAAGAAATATAAGGAATCTATCCCCTGCTTTGCATTGGCAGGtgggtgttcagccatctccagaaaatcagggctccatcacacatagcagttacttgggaagacaaacgccATCACTCTGAGTGTTCCCCCCTTACTTCTTCTCCCAgatttattgctgagcatgacttCATGTGCTACAGAagatccctttggtcagctggggtcagctgtcccagctgtgtctcctcTCAGTTTCTtgggcacccccagcctactctcACTTCtcagtgtgagaagcagaaaaggccttgactctgtgcaAGCACCGCTCAGCGCTGACTGAAACATGGGCGTGcgatcaacactgtttccatcACAGGTTTAAAACACAGTGCCATAGAGTTGCTATGAAGATAATTAACTCTACCCCAGCTGAAACTAGTTTAATAAGCAGGACAGACCATGGTGATCAGGCAGAGGGGGTGGCCAGAGCAGCACTGACCAGCCACCTCCCCATGAGCAGCTGGTCACTTGaatccctctcctccccactcTTCCACAAGCTGCTTCTTCCATGATCCACCTTGATCCCTCCCTTTCTCTGCCCCGGTCTCCTCAACAATTCAGAACCATCAGCAGTTACTTTTTCCCCAATGGGCTCAGGTTTTCTCCACTTGCACTCAAATTTGATAGTCTGGATTCCATTGCCTTGGTCCTCTGGTCCCTTCTCACATCCCTCACTTTCTCACGCAGGTCCCAGAGTTTCCCATGGCATGTACAGGTGGTTTGACCCAGGGCAGGGCCTCACCAGAGGCACGGTCACTTGTCTGCAGCCTTCCCATCTGGTGTCCTTGATGACCTCATCATACCTGCCTAACTCTGGCCAATCACATTGCTGTCATGAGGTGACCTCACAAGTAATAATGCATCCATGTTTGCTTGGCCTACATCTACCCCATGTATCTGCAATAGAAGTGGCATCACAACCCACCTCCAGCCGTGtcatcttccccttctcctgcatCTCCCGTCTCCCAGgctctcagcactgctgggtgTGTTTTCCAGCATCCAGGTGACATCACTAGGCCTGACTCACCACATGCCCAGCTGGGTTGTTCTCAAAGATGGGACTTCAAAATGTACCTCCCTCCCATGACACCTCACCTTGCATCATCCTCTTCTGGCACCAGGGGTCACCTCACAGCCGACCTCCAGACACTTCCCCTGCACCTGCCTCTCCTTTTTCCCACCCAGCACTGTCGTTTCTGCTGGACAGGCAGCACCGTGCTCCCCATGGGGactgcagagccctggtggGACAGCTCAGTGGTGGGAGGGCAGCCAGGGGTGGTCGGGGCTCCTCGGGAAGGCAGGCGGGTGGATGAGGAGCTGGAGATGAGCTCTGTGCAGAGGGGAGCCTGGTGTGCACAGAGCCTTGGTTTGGAGGAAGCTTCATGCTCACAGGTCCTTGATTACATGGCAAGTTGGACCATGTCTTGGTCTGCTGGGAGGGCAACAGCACTGGGCACAAGCAACCCAGGAGGCTCCTGCAGGTGTGGAATACAGCATTTTGAGACAAACACGGACGAGCTGACGAGGGCTGGTCTCCTACTGACAGACAAGGTGGATCAGGCCGGGGATCTGAAGGATGAGAGTGGccatggctgcagtgaccatgagatggtggagaagCAGGACAACTGCAGAACAAGAGTGCAGTCCTGCAGGAGAGCTGATTTCATTACTGGAGGATCTGCTTTGGCTgtcctggagaacaaacaggctgTGAGTCCCTGTTCAGGGGCGATGTCCTCAGAGCCCAGGAAGAAACCAACCTGATGGCCAGGGAGTCCATCAGGGCCTGCAAGAGGTCAGCATGGATGAACAGGGACCCCCTGACTTAGGAGATCAAACAGCAGAAGGACAtgcagggaggctggaggggaacaggctgcccaggagacagacggacagacagacacctggcctgggggtgcagggatggagcCAGCAAAGCCAACGCTGAGCAGTGGCTGAAATGGCCGTGCAAGGGGAGGGCACCCAGGAGGGCTTCTCCAAAGATATTGTCAGCACAAGGATGGTCCCAGTGGCCAGTGGGGCAGGGGATGGGTGACAAAGACAATATCAAACGAGCAATTTATCTGAAGAAAGATTCTTCCTTGGAGAGTGCTGGTAGGAAATGTAACTGGACACACTTATACATTTTACTATATATTTACTaacacataaatatatttttttccttacaatcAGATAGAAAGACAGACAACACAGGTCTGTTGAGATCACTGTCAACATGGCCATCTAAAAAGAGAAGAAGCTCAATTAACCTTTTTATCCCTCTTTCCTCCATCAGTCAAGAGTGgccaacagcttccagcacgACTCACTGTGTGCCAAGGGTAAAAAGTGGCACTGACAGCCCATGGCTGTGGATTGTTTGGTGCCTTCGGCTCTGTACAAGACACAAGGATTATCTTTCTTAATGCTGGAGGCTTTGGTAGGAGAGAAATCTAGagaaccttttttaaaaatggagggaaaaagaaaccaattGAAATATGCAGAGTGAAGGAAATGTGTTCTTGCAACTTTAAACATCAAACACTGTTGGTGTTgtaattctcctttctttcttttgaatacTTCAAATATCAGTGTTTTCCCGTTAGATCAAAATGAGACTTTTCAGGATGTGCATTAAGAGCAAGAGGAGAACTTCTGATCCTCCACTACATTTGCCTTCTCAGCACTCTCTCTGTTATCTGTGCATCTCATCTCCCTCATCCTCCAGgtatttcctcctgccctgactAAACTGGCCATGTCTGAGgtcccatttccagcagctgatcTGCACACAACACTTGCGAGTGCTCTCTGGGTTTCCCTTCCTCTTACTGTTTGATCACTCAGACACTTGTCAACAACCCGgttgctgctttcagcttcaaGGAGTTAAAAGCTTCCTTGTCTTTCAGTAGTCTGTCTAATTCTGTCTTTAGCCAACTCTTTTATTGTGttaattttataatttcctttctgtctaaaacatttcttgcatggttctgccttggagaaggtgaacctcagtggtggcagcttgtccttggtgtaCAGTTGAggagtctgttttcttttaatcatgaCTCTcatcagttgtgttttgtttgttcaagggGAAAGCAAAGTCCCTGTTTCCTGTGTGCACTTGGGTCTGCaaggagagcaggtgggagctggtgcaaaggagctggcacatccagctg contains:
- the LOC135577725 gene encoding olfactory receptor 14A16-like, which codes for MSNSSSITQFLLLPFTDTRELQLLHFWLFLGIYLAALLGNGLIITTIAWDQHLHTPMYFFLINLALLDLGCISTILPKSTANSLWDTRAISYTGCVAQLFLFVFSISTEYFLLTVMSYDRYVAICKPLHYGTLLGSRACVHMAAAAWATGFLSALLHTANTFSLPLCKGNALDQFFCEIPQILKLSCSHSYLRELGLIVVSACLVFMCFVFIVVSYVQILRAVLRIPSEQGRHKAFSTCLPHLAVVSLFISTGMFAYLKPPSISSPSLDLVVSVLYSVVPPAVNPLIYSMRNQELKESIRKVISWVFVYTDQHSITVHK